The Cystobacter fuscus DSM 2262 genome includes a region encoding these proteins:
- a CDS encoding DUF6310 domain-containing protein, producing MLVERCFHALDHDRIEFHDTTGRCAVASAGAAAVGLGVCVLAAPEIVVGAVILTGVVVVGFAIKEALDTYAEKRGRPQVRPAPETRPVPETALAPPKPSPKKRLKPEPKGPDFPPIGPVEVTERDRPRCEPDPVPYHLGGNKLHDKCADRIPNNSFPGGDVFVNGKNFDALQLSTRTLWEVKTDNFDTYPPELRRIVLEDQVPELAHERALALACGFDFKVGVRSAQRTKPHWNSQSHDSRASSSS from the coding sequence GTGCTGGTGGAGAGGTGCTTTCATGCCCTCGACCATGACCGGATCGAGTTTCACGACACCACAGGACGATGCGCGGTCGCCTCTGCGGGTGCCGCTGCCGTGGGGCTCGGGGTCTGCGTCCTGGCGGCCCCGGAGATCGTCGTGGGAGCGGTGATCCTCACGGGCGTTGTGGTCGTGGGCTTCGCCATCAAAGAAGCGTTGGATACTTACGCGGAGAAGAGGGGCCGTCCCCAGGTAAGGCCCGCGCCTGAAACGCGGCCCGTGCCTGAAACAGCGCTCGCCCCGCCGAAGCCCTCGCCGAAAAAAAGGCTCAAGCCGGAGCCCAAAGGACCGGATTTCCCTCCCATTGGGCCAGTCGAAGTCACGGAGCGAGATCGCCCCAGGTGCGAGCCCGACCCAGTGCCGTACCACCTTGGCGGTAATAAACTGCACGACAAGTGCGCCGACAGAATTCCGAACAACAGTTTCCCCGGCGGGGATGTGTTCGTGAATGGGAAGAACTTCGACGCGCTGCAACTGTCCACGCGCACGCTCTGGGAAGTCAAGACCGACAACTTCGACACCTACCCGCCCGAACTTCGGAGAATTGTGCTTGAGGACCAAGTGCCGGAGCTAGCGCACGAGCGCGCTCTCGCTCTGGCCTGCGGATTTGACTTCAAGGTCGGCGTGCGCAGCGCACAGCGCACAAAGCCGCACTGGAATTCGCAGAGCCACGACTCAAGGGCATCATCGTCGTCATGA
- a CDS encoding DUF5953 family protein produces the protein MPATQENDIGIIVYAPALVSADSRPLAVVHGMERAFPGLRLEWTISREGKLIRLPQREAWLAQGRPTGRGFRLICNGDESYRVTVSAWESPAGLSPGGQAQFEVHAALPLDTTGIAAAVEVLEAIAEGARSYWGHATPFNAGVDIARQTKNRPDDLEPPPRGLPVIKSPSAMRSPEIPHRLGWLSYWSAAAARAIGFPDPSRDAELLSRSRRTATGGWVVQLTDAPLNLDNPAHLDALKQAYERFPEIGGRSTP, from the coding sequence ATGCCTGCAACGCAAGAAAATGACATTGGAATTATCGTCTACGCACCTGCGCTCGTGAGCGCCGACAGTCGCCCCTTGGCCGTTGTTCATGGAATGGAACGCGCGTTCCCTGGCTTACGTCTGGAGTGGACAATTTCTCGCGAGGGGAAGCTGATCCGGCTGCCGCAGCGCGAGGCATGGCTCGCCCAAGGGAGGCCGACCGGAAGGGGGTTTCGGCTCATTTGCAATGGCGACGAGAGCTACCGGGTAACGGTGTCTGCATGGGAAAGCCCGGCGGGGCTCTCCCCGGGAGGGCAGGCACAGTTTGAAGTCCATGCAGCCCTGCCGCTCGACACAACCGGCATCGCGGCGGCAGTGGAGGTGCTGGAGGCCATAGCGGAGGGTGCTCGCTCATACTGGGGGCATGCGACGCCGTTCAACGCGGGGGTGGACATCGCACGCCAGACGAAGAATCGGCCAGACGACCTGGAGCCTCCACCCCGAGGGCTACCGGTGATCAAGTCCCCTAGTGCCATGCGCTCGCCTGAGATTCCGCATCGCCTCGGGTGGCTGAGCTACTGGTCGGCCGCTGCGGCACGGGCCATCGGCTTTCCGGACCCCTCACGCGACGCGGAGCTGCTGTCACGCTCACGGCGTACCGCGACGGGCGGGTGGGTTGTTCAGCTCACCGATGCGCCGCTCAACCTGGACAACCCCGCGCACCTGGACGCGCTTAAACAGGCCTACGAGCGCTTCCCGGAAATCGGCGGGCGTTCCACCCCTTGA